The Acidobacteriota bacterium genomic interval TCGCCGAGTCATCCAAAACGGTGTTCCGGGATCACGGGTTTTCCGAAGAACTGGACCGCGTCCTCGCCAGCCCAATGCAGCAATTGGTCGATTCGGTGATCACCGTGTTCGACTCCTGGGACAAGGAACGAGCGAATCGTTACCGGGACATCAAGGGCATCTCGCACTCCTGGCAGACCGCGGCGATCGTTCAGGAGATGGCTTTCGGAAACGGCAGAAACGATACGATTCAACCGGAAATGGACGAGACTCTGGTATCCCTGACCGGGGTCATCCCGCGAACGACCGTCAACGAATTCGGCATCCGCGAACTCACAGGGGAGTTCAAGTTCTCGGCCGCCGGAGACGACCTCGTAGGCGGCGTGACTTCCTCAGGTTCGTTCCATACCATCGACGAGCTCGATCTGTTGATGCCGATGCTCGGCAGGCGTCTTCGGCACGTCGGCTCGAGGCTCCGCCGATTCATGGGCACGGATCAAGAGGTCGAGTTCACCGTCGAGAAGGGCGTTCTCAGTGTCCTGCAATCCCGCACTGCGGAAACATACGCTGATGAGGCCATCGACAGATTCCTGGACCCCGGAGATCCGGCTGCCCGCGGTCTCGGCGTACGCGGTGGAGGTTTCCGCGGCCTGGTCGCCTTCGACGAAGCGGAGCGTAAGGAGATGGCAGCAATCGACATCTCCGAACGCGACGACGTCGACGGCGTCCTGATGGTCTTGGAGAACCCGACGCCCGAAGAGATCCCGATGATCATCTCGGCCGATGGCCTGCTGACAGCCAAGGGCGGGTCGACGTCACACGCGGCAGTCGCCGCCAACGGCATCGAGGACAAGAACTTCTGCGCCGTCATGAGCGCCTCCGGTCTCCAGGTCGACCTCGAAAACCGCGAGGCACTCATTCTGGACACTGATGGCACGCCTCGCCATCGCATTCGCAAGGGCGAGATCGTGTCAATTCACGGGACTTCGGGCGAGGTCTATCTCGGCGCTCGATCGTTGATCAAGAACGGCGCTACCGAGCCCACCTGATCCAGTCGACCGCGGCAGATCGGCGACGCGCTCTGCCCTCGCAGCAACTTCGCGTGAATTGGAGAACGAGCAGGTCCCGTCCCTCCGCCCATATTTCATCCGGCACCTCGAAAGAAACGACCTGAGGCGCGCTCGTCAGCTGCCGGACTCCCAGAACGTGTCCATTGAGAAGGACCCGAACCGACTGGGCTCCCGACAGACCGCGATGCGGCCACAAGCGAATTCTGATCGGTCCCCGAGAGGTCTCTCCAAGACCGATGTCGACGCTCGCTTCTCTCCCGCGAACCCAGGCAACCGTCACTCCGTTCGCCCGTGTCTTCGGCTGTTCCCAGCCCGATCTCCGTGCGTGGCGATCCGTCGGGGCGAAGTCGATCTCCGACTCAGCGGGCCCCCGTGTTGCGCCAAGACGCCGGGAAAGTCCGCCAAAGCAGCCTGATGGCAATCTTTCAATCTCCGGCGATATCGGAGCTGCCAGCGGTTCCGGCCAGGGATCGCGGTCCATCGACCTTTCACGCTCGTCTGAATCGACTGCTGACCTGGTGAATCGGTACAACCGTCCCGTCCGGCGCACATCTGCGATCTCGGCGTAGTACGCCGGGATCTTCGAGAAGGCTGGACCCAAGGGGCGACTGGACACCAGCAGAAGAGGAGACGATGTCCTGACGAGTTCGCGCAGCCCTTCGGGCCGGGCGTTGATCGTCACAACGGGCTCATCGAGGTAGTACGAGAGGCAGGTTCGCGCGAAGTGGTCGACCGTTGTGACACGCTCTCCGGGCCTCCTCACCTCGTTGACGGCCTGAGCAAGACGATCCCAGTGGGGGCGCCCCAGACGATGATAGGCATCCACCCGGATCAACAGCATTGCCGCGATTCCGAGGCAGGCCACCCACCCGAGCCACCTCCAGCGCAAGGCGAAGAGAAATCTGCCGAAACCGAGAGCCAGCAGAACCGCAAGGAACGGCCAGAGAGCGGTGTCGTAGCGGGCCGCACTCCAATGCTCGATCGCCACCAGGGAAAGCTCCCAGCCCACCAGAGCCACGAGAGCCGGCAGAAAGACGAAACGTCCGAGGCCGGTCTTCAGCGCGACGATCAGCCCGAAGACGAAAAATCCCGCGAGGACGAGGCCGAACCAGCTCCAGGGACTGAAAACCCAAGGCGCGACGGTGAGGGCTTCCCACCTCTGGGCGATGGCTTGCAGATCCCAGTCCGTCGTCCGAGGCCGCGACAGGCGTTCGGACAGGCGCGCCCAGACCCATACCATCCACGGCACGAATGCGAGGAGGCCCAGGGCCACTCCGATAACGTACTGGCGGCAGACCTTCTTACCATTTGTCCCCTCATCCTGCTTGGAGCTTCGACCCAGAAACACCAATCCGGCCATCGGGAAAAGGATCAGACCATACGAAAGGCTGGTGTAGCAGCCGGTCGCGACAACAGCCGCGAGGCCCAGGGTCGTCTTCCATCCCGGATCGGCTCGGAGTCGGTCGACAACGAGCAACGTCACGGTGCAGACCAGGATCAGGTACGGGTAGGCGCGAAGCTCCTGCGAGGTGCGGATATGAAAGGGAGAGAGGGCGCAAAAGGCCGCCACCAGGAGGGCCGTCGTCCGACTGAAGTGACGGTCGGTCCAGATGGCCAGCAAGGCGATCGAGGC includes:
- a CDS encoding glycosyltransferase family 39 protein; this translates as MEPLASRGSDRSVLAPAILIGAVAVFVRVCNLGTFSLWLDEVKTMQFASMPMLEAISACAADADNVPVYVIITRLCLLLGLDDPWIRLVPIAAGVASIALLAIWTDRHFSRTTALLVAAFCALSPFHIRTSQELRAYPYLILVCTVTLLVVDRLRADPGWKTTLGLAAVVATGCYTSLSYGLILFPMAGLVFLGRSSKQDEGTNGKKVCRQYVIGVALGLLAFVPWMVWVWARLSERLSRPRTTDWDLQAIAQRWEALTVAPWVFSPWSWFGLVLAGFFVFGLIVALKTGLGRFVFLPALVALVGWELSLVAIEHWSAARYDTALWPFLAVLLALGFGRFLFALRWRWLGWVACLGIAAMLLIRVDAYHRLGRPHWDRLAQAVNEVRRPGERVTTVDHFARTCLSYYLDEPVVTINARPEGLRELVRTSSPLLLVSSRPLGPAFSKIPAYYAEIADVRRTGRLYRFTRSAVDSDERERSMDRDPWPEPLAAPISPEIERLPSGCFGGLSRRLGATRGPAESEIDFAPTDRHARRSGWEQPKTRANGVTVAWVRGREASVDIGLGETSRGPIRIRLWPHRGLSGAQSVRVLLNGHVLGVRQLTSAPQVVSFEVPDEIWAEGRDLLVLQFTRSCCEGRARRRSAAVDWIRWAR